The nucleotide sequence agttctccatgttgtgaaggatggtgatgatgcttgtatatttcttttgtggtagaacggagatgatcttccttatgatgtccgcatcatctagctttaataatcctattgaatggagctcattgataattagattcaatcgagaatacatatcacgaacaagctcatcatcattcatagcaaaggaatcataattttgcttggctagacaatgtttttgctcatggacattacttgtgccatcatggagctcttggagttttaaccaaatttcatgtgccgtatttaaggtgaacacttggttaaacacatccatgctaaaggattcaaacaagcaattcttagctctagcattgaaatgcatttctttttcatcactctttgtggggttttcaggattcttgatgggtttcatcccatcacgagtgactctccatatacccaaatcaaccgcctcaaggtggcaagccattctagctttatagtatgggaagttagtgccgtcaaattgtggaggcctagcggtatccatcccaaccactctacaatagcgtcggctcaacggcggttaagccaaaggtctaaatatgagccaactggctctgataccaattgtagggaccgtgatgcctaagaaggggggggtgaattaggcaacttaaaaattctaactccaaaactatggcctctttttcaacctctagcaaaacctattcaaaagataatctatctagatgtgcaattatggttttgctagtgtgttgctatctctaccgcaaatgataataatatgatcaatgtaaatgtggaagctaaagagcaagatagagatatacaaactcccgtcgacgactccggtatttttatcgaggtatcgagaagcgcgcaagcttcccccttgtcctcgttggagcccctcgcaaggaatccctcgcaagggccaagctcctggtcgggtaactccgtggatagcctcgggccttccccacgcgcaagtgggtctccgatgtgcctctcggcaagcctctctcggatgctccccgccgtcttcactatcaagcttccggccgaaacgccgcgggccttgttccctccggtacacggtggcggccacaccacaaacgcggttagtgtaatctcgcaagacttcaagcccctccgatgtacaacacttgtgctcgcaagcatggggtggcaagaggtatgcaaacctcacttaaacactaggcaaacacctagagcaagcgcataagcggtggtctaatcaacctaagcacttcgcaaagcacttatgttaatcacctaataaaacactaagcacttgcaagtggagatcactaaaatggtgtatcaacacccttggtgtgtttcctcagctccacactgctcaaatggccggttgggggtcgaattcccgcgaaactgctactgaccggacgctgaatcgtcctgaccggacgcgtccggttgtcccgaccgttgcagccgcgaaccaccgatcggacgctgccagcgtccggtcgcctgccaccggacgcgtccggtcgtagtttcgcgcgcctagaacctctctgtactcaatcggacgctgtgtttctgtgtccggtcggttgccgctagcgtctggtcctcgcgtccggtcgcctatctgccgagccaccggtctagcgtccggtcgtgcttccagcgtccggtccagcgtccggtcgcctctgcgagctcgtttcttcgcgatcttgcgtatggcttggttcctatcttcatgcttggactttgcttgatatcttgggtcttttcttgtgctcctaaggtctttcttaaggtgttgatcatcggatcatcacgtcgccttagtccaagtcatgtcttgcaccctattggactacaaaacaaacacttgcaaattcattagtccaatttggttgtgttggtcatcaaacaccaaaatcgaaagtaaatgggcttagggtccatttttcttacaagccactccccactagtcctcgttggagtacccgcgcaagggtgtagctctcccttgatccgtgcaaggatcaagtgctctctacggactgattctttgacactccatcgcggtgaatcacccacaaccgctcacaaagtgacttgggtcatccataagctccgccggatgatcaccaagctcccaatcaccaccgagccatctaggtgatggcgatcaccaagagtaacaagcacaaactctcacttgaccaagacaagcctaatgagtaaggtggatgcacacttgctacttcctatgcactaatgaggtccttaatcttggattatcaaatctcaatcaccccactaggctcttgctctcccttgcactccaaaggtgattCTTAGCtggacaaatgggcaagagacctcaaatggacgagtgggatatgtatttatacccctattcaaaacataacggttgaGATCCAACTTAGCGAgtatcgggatgaccggacgctccggtcaaggtgaccggatgcaccggtcagtgCAAAACGTCAACGTGTTAGAAAGAGCCATTTGCCCCGATCGGACTCTGGCCTGCGTTCGGTCAGCAcccaccagacgcgtctggtcatcaaaaaccctctctggaaccttactgatgttgaccggacgttggcacccagagtccggtcacttatcTGTGCAGCGTCTGGTCCGTGGTCAACAGCCTATCCACGCTGCTATAGATACGGCTAGCGTCGCGTCTGGTGAGCACtggtgtccagcgtccggtcgcactctgACTGTTGATGCCGATccaatgaactgaccagactctccaagctgcgtccggtcacaaccaaaccagcgtccggtcagtcatttgactctccattcacttccaattcaaattctttgtgaatgaagttgacttctatcgatcttagaGCTAtttctgagctacctagtgctaagtttaacaagtgtgcaccacacctaattcattagactcatctaggttaagctactagtccataccccccttaatagtatggccaaagaaaaaacaaagtcctaaactactctaagtgtctctccaacaccaaacgacacttagaactagtccatcattaaccttaccgtccatcctttgaaaaccgaaacgatttccatcgacaggggcatggcaaccataattgcccaatcaattttcaTTACCacgacctaactcaaattgtctctgcaaaacacacgttagtcatagtaatctcgtgtcattattaatcaccaaaacacAACTTAGAGCCTAAATGCTTTGACACATTAGGACGTAGAGACAGTATCCCTGAGATCTCATCTAGATGAAACCCATTTCATCTCTCCCTTCTTTAACTCTTTTTGCTATATTATTAAAGTTGTTTATGTGGTACGGTGGCACGGTATTAAACGAGAATAAAACTCGTTGCTTATGTGGCACAGTGGCACTCTATTAAACGAGAATAAAACTTCGATTCAGAGGGGTCTAATAACCTAACTTGTTATACAGTTATGCACGACAGTACTGTAGCTACGGATTTTGTACTAAACCAGTAAAGTACATTTCCCACCAAGCTTTATATTCCTTAGACCATTGTCAAGGAGAATTTGAAGACGTTGTTTCCGAGACTGCCATATCATGTAAAATGAAACAAAACTTAATGAAGCATCCATACTCAATGTATATAGTTTTATTCTATAGTTTTATGAACGTTTAATTCCATAACTCGTATAGAGTTAGTAATTGTATAAGAGAGTTTTGTGTTTCATCTAGATTGAACTCACTTATTTCTCCTCTTAAAAATATTGCCATGTCATAAAAATCTTTATGTGGCAGcctattaaatataaataaaactcGATTGTCCTTATAAAACCGATTACCACCAGCATTTTAAGGCACAGAGAAATCACAGAAATATTTCAACACAAAACCGCAGGTTTTCAGCCTTGCACGGTACGGATATTGCTCTGAAGATGTTATGGCTGAGAAATCTTATGGACGCATCAATGCATGTGCACGCATTGCTCTTCTACATAGCCTATATTAAGGAACATAGCAGACAGCTAGCATTGCTCTTCTACATAGCCTATATTACACAACAGGTATGCACGCATCAATGCATGTGCGTCGATCTTTCTACGACACAGGAAATTCTGTAACTAAGACAGGGATTTATAGGTACAAGGATCAACATGTTCATTGTTAGTTGAAGATATGTTACAGGGATCTCAAGATCAAGGATAGATTCTTGCTTTTCTTGACCTAGGGCAGGTGCACTTCCTgactatttaaaaaaaaaaaaaactaatgccCCGTCCCTTCCATTGAGTTTCCATCATTTGGAGAATCAGGTGGAACGATCAACAAGCTGTCACAATATGACATGTCCAGAAGCTCTGCTATGTTTGCCAGATGTAGCTCCGGTGACTCTGGATTGGCACTACTACATATGTCATCAAAATGATCATGAATAGATACATGATCACGAGCTGGATAGAAGCCTGCATCTACACCGTTAAGTGGAGCTTCAAGACAATTTGTCGATTCCTTTTTTTGCAGGGACGTTTCAAAAATTTCCGCAACACAAGAGACCTTCTGAACCACTGAACTTGATGGCAAGGCCTCTTTTTCCTTGGTTACCACGGGCAAACTAGACCTAGCAATTTGCCTTTCAGAGAGATTGACTGAAACATACCGTTCACTGTACATAGAATCAGAACCCTTTTTCTTCAGTGCTGCATCCCTACCATCTTCTGTGAATCCTTGTTCTGGTTTGGGTCTTATTGGGCAATCCACTGCAACTTGAATATTTATGCATGAATCCTGGCCACTCTTAATGGTGCCAAAGAATTTATTATCTATAGTCAATCCTCTGATATAATCCGAATTCCTTTTTCCATTCATAAGTGTATGCCAGCGATTCTTAATTGCTTTCCCTGTCCTGGAATCACATAACCATTGACAACATGATGAAGTGATTAAAAGTGCACTGAGTTCTTTCAAAGATAGGACTGAAAGCAACATAACCTAACAAAAGATAACCACACTTAAattatgaaaagaaaaaaaaaaggtaatTTTCATCTATATTTTTAGCAGTACTTTATTTTTAATGACTGGATATGAGCTATATTGTCTTTTAAATAGAATCGAAGGAAGCTTATAAATGATATAATAGATAGTGCAAATTACTATTTACTATTCTGTAGGAATCTGATACAAACTGAACAGTTGACATTTGGTCCTTCAAGTTCTGTTTCAACATCATGACCTCACCTGCCAGGAaaatgttgtaacaccctaaaattttgcacttttgaaaatagagttaaaataatggTTATcggtttttgtgctcatgaaatataggaaaagtaatatattttttataaattaaaattcatcataggagtagcaacatgcgggattgtgcatacatgccgttgcattgatacttttgtgatgagtggtttggaaaataaattcaaatctcgatctttaaaatattgctttcaagtagtggtttaaaaagaatttgaaaatttgcaaaaacaaaagttagataagatgtcttgtttttaaaatctaaaggcttggaaaaggttttaagacacgttaggacgatgcctctctttccgggaatctttccgacctttttcgggattaaattcatatttcttggagttttatctttttccttgatcaatgcaaaagtctttttcgggagctaaaccactttggttgtgttccttattcttccatctatccccaggaatttttctagtatttttcggagctcagagatatttttcgaagcctaaatagtaattcccgattttctgtaattattttaattccgaaaatcaatatttactaaaatatctcggatttccaaaatatcaaaaccctacgtatatatatatatgccggcgtagccctcgacgcgaggattccagaagtacagcccgtttttcgagccgccactcgtagccccgcagatcggacgccgaagttctccacagTTAGGTTTCCGGTgaaccttcggcgagcttttccggccatctcggacgtctccggcgaaaaccaccaccaccacgaggtaGCCCTCTTCGTCCTCTACGCCGTCGTGTCTTCCGTTTCTCGAATCCATGTCCGTTTGATGCTTTCCCTAACTTCGTTTTCTCTTTTCCGGCGAGCTCCTCCATGGACATCATGTTCATCGTCTTCTCCGGCCTTCGGCCACACCCCTGC is from Miscanthus floridulus cultivar M001 chromosome 7, ASM1932011v1, whole genome shotgun sequence and encodes:
- the LOC136465526 gene encoding transcription factor MYB3R-2-like, producing the protein MRRSGDAVTTRRSSGSGRSSSCSRKIDWIADEHGGLQRPSKRFKAEERKRTAECLSHKTVNSIKRRNTWSQDEDAILIQMVGPHCKNKWSDVARSIPGRSREQCRERWMFYLDPAVNNQPWSEQEDITLIRAHRILGNKWCKLATHFPGRTGKAIKNRWHTLMNGKRNSDYIRGLTIDNKFFGTIKSGQDSCINIQVAVDCPIRPKPEQGFTEDGRDAALKKKGSDSMYSERYVSVNLSERQIARSSLPVVTKEKEALPSSSVVQKVSCVAEIFETSLQKKESTNCLEAPLNGVDAGFYPARDHVSIHDHFDDICSSANPESPELHLANIAELLDMSYCDSLLIVPPDSPNDGNSMEGTGH